A window of Salmo trutta chromosome 31, fSalTru1.1, whole genome shotgun sequence contains these coding sequences:
- the LOC115169396 gene encoding zinc fingers and homeoboxes protein 3, with translation MASKRKSTTPCMIPNKTIHLREELEQDSWLSDPPFLLRQAQARDQGYPVGGNRQIPMERSPVESSRLEGGDIVKDWGGTYTCRHCNFESQDLNLFLDHVYSGHPDFRADPSFQCMDCGVSAAKFEGLALHNARVHLSTVSTTLQLRKRDMRFVVEQSLVTGTETMRDTEISITKTPIMRLMKGKSESKRIVVSHSFPDEPSSDPPPLSISTSKETKRKETPKVTVTHVPTIVHNGTVTKVTLPSAIQIVNDSGALPMLKTAITQVVSVIQNRNFHHQTAPITVSSAFSSTSSYSTSTKNMPKVMIPLSSIPTYNASMDSSSFLKTSFSKFPYPTKAELCYLTVVTKFPEEQIKIWFTAQRLKQGISWSPEEIEEARRKLFNTIIQTVPPSTQHQTLHHGQTQAQHTITVLPASLGPTGIPHILQGSLVGQGGVIVTQPMMANSIQVSSAPMALAVTPKHQAAARPMVQARPAAAQVADKGISMAGGTVGSSSSSSNGGGSTSSISSGSSSFSSHASVINFSLGNNRGNNIHSNPNGKAINTNGKINLAIAILNGKSNSNALSMVKSISTDSRRNIGSKSHNSTIAKMISESRVIADIKSTIDNKPNSSKDTNSSSLSNNKLTTTPTCGPTATATPPPTTSTNTTSNPTTTKTEVASSPSTKHSSLAPSGSTVASGTPSSRTLPNTFLDPSFYKSKKSVEQLWALKKSFTNNQFPNQEEVDRLISFTGLTVREVRKWFSDRRYHFRNLKGGRSSTGVQGGASTPITPGSASATTRSGTPSGNSGTPMDVLDTATPNEPPPKKQQGLAALSSPPSQMPTSPTTPSRRPPRPPSPDFTAIRYKERDPQQVRALEASFSQDTDPSGEEVDHLRSETKMTRREIHSWFAERRKRVAAEKKKEKLEREEEEEEEMDAGEVGGKSNDDAGVKKEEDAEERQKEDGSCSELKVNPIKINLKMLKVTESNGKMETEAGQADSPTMPTLFPPNLSPEPYPAPTLTPVPATIPSLTPNPTPSPKPSASTTPKPAAQSSTPALKPSTSPKHSPIRGKKTLGQLHLLKQVFARTQWPSAVQYDELISSTGLPRPEVVRWFGDCRYVQKNGQLKWLEAHQTMVLEEDFQRGDTQILKAHLEAHGSLEEEQVLELAQASGLTEELVRRWFTTQVPLLLQGKDSGEAGETPGVGGVTVTASPAPTAPMEGGVAEPVQGEGVVKEEKMEQSVCGGT, from the exons ATGGCCAGCAAGAGGAAGTCCACCACCCCCTGTATGATCCCCAATAAGACCATTCACCTCCGTGAGGAGCTGGAGCAGGACTCGTGGCTGTCAGaccctcctttcctcctcagACAGGCCCAGGCCCGGGACCAAGGCTACCCCGTGGGCGGTAACAGGCAGATCCCGATGGAGCGATCCCCAGTTGAGTCCTCCAGGCTTGAGGGGGGCGACATTGTCAAAGACTGGGGTGGCACCTACACATGCAGGCATTGTAACTTTGAGAGCCAGGACCTCAACCTGTTCCTGGACCATGTCTACAGTGGCCACCCGGACTTCAGAGCTGACCCCAGCTTTCAGTGCATGGACTGTGGGGTGTCGGCAGCCAAGTTCGAGGGCCTGGCCCTGCACAACGCTCGGGTCCATCTCAGCACTGTGAGCACCACCCTACAGCTGAGGAAGAGGGACATGAGGTTCGTGGTGGAGCAGAGTCTGgtcacagggacagagacaatGAGGGACACAGAGATCTCCATCACCAAGACCCCCATCATGAGGTTGATGAAGGGCAAGTCAGAGTCCAAGAGGATTGTGGTGTCCCATTCTTTCCCTGATGAACCCTCCTCagaccccccacccctctccatctctacctccaaaGAGACCAAGAGAAAAGAGACCCCCAAAGTGACGGTTACTCACGTCCCTACCATAGTGCACAATGGGACGGTCACCAAGGTCACGCTGCCCTCAGCTATTCAGATAGTGAATGACTCGGGGGCTCTGCCCATGCTCAAGACCGCCATCACACAG GTTGTGTCCGTGATCCAGAACAGAAACTTTCACCATCAGACAGCTCCCATCACTGTCTCCTCAGctttctcctccacctcctcttacTCCACCTCCACCAAGAACATGCCCAAG GTGATGATCCCTCTGAGCAGTATCCCAACCTACAACGCCTCCATGGACTCGTCCTCCTTCCTCAAGACGTCCTTCAGTAAGTTCCCCTACCCCACCAAGGCAGAGCTCTGCTACCTCACCGTGGTTACCAAGTTCCCAGAGGAGCAGATCAAAATCTGGTTCACCGCCCAGAGACTCAAGCAGGGCATTAGCTGGTCTCCAGAAGAGATTGAGGAGGCCAGGAGGAAGTTGTTCAACACCATCATACAGACTGTGCCACCTAGCACCCAGCACCAGACACTACACCATGGCCAGACCCAGGCCCAGCATACCATCACGgtcctgcctgcctctctgggTCCTACGGGGATCCCTCACATCCTCCAGGGCTCTCTGGTGGGCCAGGGAGGGGTGATTGTCACCCAACCCATGATGGCCAATAGCATCCAGGTCAGCAGTGCCCCCATGGCCCTGGCGGTCACACCCAAGCATCAAGCTGCGGCCCGGCCTATGGTGCAGGCCCGGCCTGCCGCCGCCCAGGTGGCGGATAAGGGGATCAGCATGGCGGGGGGGACAGTggggagcagtagtagtagtagtaatggtggagGGAGTACTAGTAGTatcagcagtggtagtagtagtttcAGTAGCCATGCTAGTGTTATTAACTTTAGCCTTGGCAACAACCGAGGGAACAACATTCATAGCAATCCCAATGGCAAAGCCATCAACACCAATGGTAAAATCAATCTTGCTATTGCTATTCTCAATGGTAAAAGCAACAGCAATGCTCTCAGTATGGTTAAAAGCATCAGCACTGACAGTAGGCGCAATATCGGCAGCAAAAGCCACAACAGTACTATTGCTAAAATGATCAGTGAGAGTAGAGTCATCGCTGATATCAAAAGCACCATCGACAACAAACCCAACAGCAGCAAAGATACTAACAGCAGCAGCTTGAGCAACAACAAATTAACCACCACCCCGACCTGTGGTCCCACAGCCACAGCTACTCCTCCCCCTACAACCTCCACAAACACCACcagtaaccccaccaccaccaaaaCAGAGGTGGCTTCTTCCCCCTCCACCAAACATTCTTCCCTGGCACCAAGTGGGAGCACGGTCGCCAGCGGAACCCCAAGTTCCCGAACGCTCCCCAACACCTTCCTGGACCCTAGCTTCTACAAGAGCAAGAAGTCAGTGGAGCAACTGTGGGCACTCAAAAAGAGCTTCACTAACAACCAGTTCCCCAACCAGGAGGAGGTGGACCGTCTCATCTCCTTCACCGGCCTGACCGTGCGCGAGGTCCGCAAGTGGTTCAGCGACCGCCGCTATCACTTCCGCAACCTCAAGGGGGGGCGTTCAAGTACGGGCGTTCAGGGTGGTGCTAGCACTCCAATCACACCCGGGTCGGCTAGTGCAACCACCCGATCTGGGACCCCCAGTGGTAACAGTGGTACCCCCATGGACGTGTTGGACACTGCCACTCCCAatgaaccccccccaaaaaaacagcaggggttGGCAGCCCTCAGCTCCCCTCCCTCACAGATGCCCACTTCCCCAACCACCCCGTCCAGACGGCCCCCCAGACCCCCCTCCCCAGACTTCACAGCCATCCGCTACAAAGAGCGGGACCCTCAGCAG GTGAGGGCGCTGGAGGCCAGCTTCAGCCAGGACACTGACCCCTCCGGAGAGGAGGTGGACCACCTCCGGTCTGAAACCAAGATGACCCGCAGAGAGATTCACAGCTGGTTTGCTGAACGCAGGAAGAGAGTTGCTGCtgagaagaagaaagagaagttagagagggaggaagaggaggaggaggagatggatgcAGGGGAGGTGGGAGGTAAGAGTAATGATGATGCCGGGGtgaagaaagaggaggatgcgGAGGAGAGGCAGAAGGAGGATGGTTCATGCTCAGAGCTGAAGGTGAACCCCATTAAGATCAACCTGAAGATGCTCAAAGTGACTGAGTCCAATGGCAAAATGGAGACTGAGGCAGGGCAGGCAGACAGCCCTACGATGCCTACCCTATTTCCCCCAAACCTTAGCCCAGAACCCTACCCAGCCCCAACCCTCACCCCTGTTCCAGCCACAATTCCATCTCTAACCCCAAATCCAACCCCATCACCCAAACCCTCTGCCTCTACAACCCCAAAACCAGCAGCACAATCTTCCACCCCTGCCCTCAAGCCCTCCACATCCCCCAAACACTCCCCTATCCGGGGCAAGAAGACATTAGGGCAGCTCCACCTCCTGAAGCAGGTGTTTGCCCGGACCCAGTGGCCCAGTGCGGTCCAGTATGACGAGCTGATCTCTTCCACGGGGCTGCCCAGGCCCGAGGTGGTGCGCTGGTTCGGTGACTGTCGCTACGTGCAGAAGAACGGCCAGCTGAAGTGGCTAGAGGCCCACCAGACCATGGTCCTGGAAGAGGACTTCCAGAGGGGAGACACTCAGATTCTCAAGGCCCATCTGGAGGCTCATGGGAGTCTGGAGGAGGAACAG GTGTTGGAGCTGGCACAGGCTAGTGGGCTAACAGAGGAGCTGGTACGACGCTGGTTTACTACCCAGGTTCCTCTACTTCTGCAGGGGAAGGATAGTGGGGAAGCAGGGGAGACACCCGGGGTGGGGGGAGTAACTGTAACAGCCAGCCCAGCACCCACGGCACCCATGGAGGGAGGAGTGGCGGAGCCGGTCCAAGGAGAGGGGGTGGTGAAAGAGGAGAAGATGGAGCAGTCGGTGTGTGGAGGAACGtaa